From a region of the Fibrobacter sp. UWEL genome:
- a CDS encoding carbohydrate-binding protein — MKKTNSRKFAAAFAMAAACSFAWAGPISTVAWNGHDGAVSFTFDDGYNQLDKISSYLNSNSDVKVTFFITGAMGAGGGDMSGYVNMAKNGHEIGNHSKSHKNMTEGVDLTSETSGWKSSLLSKGAPEVYTFATPYCASNNNVANAISKDHIANRNCAGAKYYGWSTEPAWMDISSNCYTQGGSSTSNAKNNMASAKNQKSWTVQLNHGVGVTDTYGIAVNDMTAIMDEAKKQGLWIAPFGVVAAYYRAHFAIDKAEASNTSDGFKVTWTSPHSAMPKSVPLRVNIKNISGRTVSQKGKVIQPNSDGTYTIEFMALELNVTGEPPEVKPFKGAIEIPGTVEGENYDTYAYEHANSGSDTTGYRTDDAGIVKAGAGYAVGYTTTGDYFEYTLNVKTAGKYKVSVNGATGNNSDGTVTVSVGSQKVDVAVAAKGDWNTYSEVEGDEMELAAGKQTLRLTINNDNLNVDWIKFTSATAEPNPGTDGIQKAVQLDVSAKNRKLFDLNGNLIKSGNVPAGVYIMRDGQGKSIRIRK, encoded by the coding sequence ATGAAAAAAACAAACTCTAGAAAGTTTGCCGCTGCTTTTGCTATGGCAGCCGCTTGTTCTTTTGCCTGGGCCGGTCCCATTTCCACGGTTGCCTGGAACGGCCACGATGGCGCAGTTTCCTTTACTTTTGATGACGGCTATAACCAGCTGGATAAGATTAGCAGTTACCTCAATTCCAATTCGGATGTGAAGGTGACTTTCTTTATTACCGGTGCCATGGGCGCTGGCGGTGGTGATATGAGCGGCTATGTAAATATGGCCAAGAACGGTCACGAAATTGGTAACCACTCCAAGAGCCATAAGAACATGACCGAGGGTGTTGACTTGACTTCGGAAACCAGCGGCTGGAAGTCCAGCCTGCTTTCCAAGGGCGCTCCCGAAGTTTACACTTTTGCAACTCCTTACTGTGCTAGCAATAATAATGTTGCCAACGCCATTAGTAAGGATCATATTGCCAACCGTAACTGCGCCGGTGCTAAATATTATGGCTGGAGCACCGAACCCGCCTGGATGGATATTAGCTCCAATTGTTATACCCAGGGGGGCTCTAGCACTAGTAATGCCAAGAACAACATGGCCTCTGCCAAGAATCAGAAGAGCTGGACGGTTCAGCTGAATCATGGTGTGGGTGTTACCGACACTTACGGCATTGCTGTCAACGACATGACTGCCATTATGGACGAGGCCAAAAAGCAGGGCTTGTGGATTGCTCCCTTTGGTGTGGTGGCTGCCTACTATCGCGCTCACTTTGCTATTGACAAGGCCGAAGCGAGCAATACTTCCGATGGCTTCAAGGTGACTTGGACTTCTCCTCATTCCGCCATGCCCAAGTCCGTTCCCCTTCGCGTGAATATCAAGAACATCTCCGGCAGAACCGTTTCCCAGAAGGGCAAGGTCATCCAGCCTAATTCCGATGGCACTTACACCATCGAATTCATGGCTCTGGAATTGAACGTTACCGGCGAACCTCCCGAAGTAAAGCCTTTCAAGGGTGCCATTGAAATTCCGGGTACAGTGGAAGGTGAAAATTATGATACCTACGCTTATGAACATGCCAATAGCGGTAGCGATACCACCGGCTATCGCACGGATGACGCTGGCATCGTGAAGGCAGGCGCAGGTTATGCTGTGGGCTATACCACTACTGGCGACTACTTCGAGTATACTCTAAACGTAAAGACCGCTGGCAAGTACAAGGTTTCTGTCAATGGCGCTACCGGCAATAATTCCGATGGTACCGTTACCGTTTCCGTGGGATCCCAGAAGGTGGACGTCGCAGTTGCCGCCAAGGGTGACTGGAATACTTATTCCGAAGTCGAAGGGGACGAAATGGAGCTGGCTGCCGGTAAGCAGACTCTTCGCCTTACCATCAATAACGACAACCTGAACGTGGACTGGATCAAGTTTACGAGTGCCACCGCTGAACCGAATCCTGGTACCGATGGCATTCAAAAGGCTGTTCAACTGGATGTGAGTGCTAAAAATCGCAAGCTCTTTGACCTGAACGGCAATCTGATCAAGTCCGGGAACGTTCCTGCTGGTGTTTACATCATGCGGGATGGCCAGGGCAAGTCCATCCGTATTCGCAAATAA
- a CDS encoding carbohydrate-binding protein has protein sequence MNKKFLIGAAVVALGVSAASSQEIGTWAGFRTAAVSFTFDDGAPSQVSDAAPVFDKYGYKGTFNLVTGWNPNWSGFQGMADTGHEIASHSDSHGQNMSGEEASSKKNIEGKIKQKYGVVTVAYPNCNVPNASAVKSNYVVGRICNGSWQSVPDVMDKNGPSDWTKVPSLMTGSTGINTTDAYKNQMNSAIQKGGWVAFLTHGFEGKNNGSATYSPTNLDAMEGALKWAKENDSKVWVAPMGFVGMYIKERNAAKIAEKSSSGSSITYTLTHSIADNISKYDYPLSIRVKSSWSKVSATQGGKAIDASIKDGYIYFDAVPNGGDIVLSSDGAAVGPTPTSSSSNGGSTPASSASTSSPFKGAIAVPGTVEAENYDVNGYSHSQTDNDATGYRTDDAGIVKAGAGYAAGYTSAGDYYEYTIDVKTAGKYKVTVNGATGNAADGSVTIAVGSSTLDATIKANGDWNTYTEVEAGEITLAAGKQTLRLTIGNDNLNVDWIKLENGAAAPDGIHKAIRLDVSAQERQLFDMNGNLVKYETAPAGVYIMRNGQGKSMQVRIRK, from the coding sequence ATGAATAAGAAATTTTTGATCGGTGCAGCCGTGGTTGCTTTGGGCGTATCCGCTGCTTCTTCTCAGGAAATTGGTACTTGGGCAGGCTTCCGCACTGCTGCTGTCAGCTTCACATTTGACGATGGCGCTCCCAGTCAGGTCTCTGATGCGGCCCCTGTGTTCGACAAGTACGGTTACAAGGGTACTTTTAACCTGGTAACAGGCTGGAATCCCAACTGGAGCGGTTTCCAGGGCATGGCCGATACCGGTCACGAAATCGCAAGCCATAGCGACTCTCATGGTCAGAACATGTCTGGTGAAGAAGCTTCCTCCAAGAAGAACATTGAAGGCAAGATCAAGCAGAAATACGGCGTCGTGACTGTCGCTTACCCCAACTGCAACGTCCCCAATGCTTCTGCTGTCAAGAGCAACTATGTGGTGGGTCGTATCTGTAACGGTTCCTGGCAGAGTGTTCCCGATGTGATGGACAAGAATGGTCCTTCCGACTGGACTAAGGTTCCGTCCCTGATGACTGGTTCTACTGGCATCAACACTACCGACGCCTATAAGAACCAGATGAATTCCGCTATCCAGAAGGGCGGTTGGGTCGCATTCTTGACTCACGGCTTCGAAGGCAAGAACAACGGTTCCGCAACCTATTCTCCCACAAACCTCGACGCTATGGAAGGCGCCTTGAAGTGGGCCAAGGAAAATGATTCCAAGGTCTGGGTTGCCCCCATGGGTTTTGTAGGCATGTATATCAAGGAACGTAATGCAGCAAAGATTGCAGAAAAGTCTTCTTCTGGATCCAGCATCACGTACACCTTGACTCATAGCATCGCTGACAATATTTCCAAGTACGATTATCCTCTGTCTATCCGCGTAAAGAGCAGCTGGTCCAAGGTTTCCGCTACTCAGGGTGGCAAGGCCATTGACGCTTCCATCAAGGATGGCTACATCTACTTTGACGCAGTCCCCAATGGTGGCGATATCGTTCTTTCCTCTGATGGCGCAGCTGTTGGTCCCACTCCTACCAGTTCTTCTTCCAACGGTGGCTCCACTCCCGCTTCTAGCGCTTCTACTTCTAGCCCCTTCAAGGGTGCTATCGCAGTACCGGGTACTGTTGAAGCAGAAAACTATGACGTGAATGGCTATTCTCATTCTCAGACGGATAATGATGCTACCGGTTATCGCACTGATGACGCTGGCATCGTGAAGGCTGGTGCAGGTTATGCTGCTGGCTACACCTCTGCAGGCGACTACTATGAATACACCATCGATGTGAAGACTGCTGGCAAGTACAAGGTCACCGTGAATGGTGCTACCGGTAACGCTGCTGATGGTTCCGTGACTATTGCTGTGGGCTCCAGCACTCTGGATGCCACCATCAAGGCAAATGGCGACTGGAATACTTACACCGAAGTTGAAGCTGGCGAAATCACTCTGGCAGCAGGCAAGCAGACTCTGCGTCTCACCATCGGTAACGACAACCTGAATGTGGACTGGATCAAGCTGGAAAACGGCGCTGCAGCTCCTGATGGAATCCACAAGGCTATTCGTCTGGATGTAAGTGCTCAAGAACGTCAGCTGTTCGACATGAACGGTAATCTGGTCAAGTATGAAACTGCTCCTGCAGGTGTTTACATCATGCGCAATGGTCAGGGCAAGTCCATGCAGGTCCGCATTCGCAAATAA